In Thermosipho africanus Ob7, the genomic stretch TTATCCCAATCGCCTCTTACACCTAATCTTTTGAATTGTTCACGTTGAATATTTACAAAGTTGAGTGCAAAATCTTTACATTTTTGCCTTATTTCGACTGGAGACATGTCTTTTATCTTTTCTCCCATTTCTACAGAAACTCTATGTTCTATTGGAAGACCGTGAGTGTCCCAACCTGGAACGTAAGGAGCATAATATCCCCTCATAGTTTTGTAGCGAATAACTATATCTTTTAATATTTTATTTGTAGCAGTTCCAATATGAATGTTTCCATTTGCATATGGAGGGCCATCGTGAAGAACAAATTTTGGTTTTCCCTCCCTTGATTTTAAGACCAGATTATAATCATCCATTTCTTTCCATTTTTTAAGCATTTCTGGTTCTTTTTTTACAAGATTTGCCCTCATTGAAAATTCTGTTGAAGGCAGGTTTAACGTTTCTTTGTAATCCATATAAACACCTCCGCTTGATCTATTTGTTTTTAGGTATTAAATTAACAAAAAAGGTGGCCCTCCCGCCACCTTTTTTTCTTGGGGAGGGCAATGCCTTACATATTAATTATTTTTGCAATTGTATCTTTTAATTCGGTTAAATCTGAAGATTTTACAACATATGCATCAGCAGCCCATGATGCAAGATCACTCTTATAATGAGAATAAGCAGTTAAAATTATTATCTTTGCATCTTTTTTTATTTCTCTGATTTTTCCCGCAACTTCCAAACCGTTCATACCGGGCATTTCAATATCTACAGTAACAAGGTCATATTCTTTTTCTCTAAATTTTTTAAGAGCCTCTTCCCCGTTTCTTGCTTCATCAACATCGTAACCACTTTCTTCCAACTCTTCAGTTATTAAAAGTCTCATGTTATCCTCGTCTTCAACGACAAGAATTTTTTTCTTTGACATATTATCACCCCTTAGAGTACAAAGTACACCATTCTAAATTATATCATATTATTCATTTTTGTACAAAACATATGCAGAAATTCCTTCAAGCTTTATTTTACCAGAAACTTTTTCTATTATTTCTGTGCCAGCTTTTTGTCCGTTTACTACAACGTTCCATATTCCTTCTGGAAGTTCATACTCAACTGGTCCAACATTTCCATTGTATATAACCAAAATATCTTTCCAGGAATCTCCGCCTGCATTATCGACAAGCATAAAGGAAACTATTCTTCTAGTTTTGCTTGTTAAAAGTTTAAGGTGTTTTTTGATTTCTTCTGCTGTTCTTAATCTGAATGCAGGATGTTCTTTTCTTAGCTTAATTAATCCTTTATAGTATTCAAAGACATCTAAATATTCATATTTTCTTTGATAGTCAAGGCCATTAATTGAAATTGGAGCATTGTAAGAATTTTCATTAAAGTTTTTAGTTCTTGCAAAATCTTGCCCTGCGTGTATGAAAGGTATTCCTTGAGAAGTAAGTAAAATTGCGCCAGCAAGCTTTTGAGCATTTCTTAACATTTCATCGGTCCATTCGTATTTTTTATCATATTTTGCAGCTAAATAGTTTTTATCCCAAAGGGTGTGGTTGTCATGACATGCAACATAATTTATTGTTTCTTCTGGATCACTGGCAAAACTTTTGATTCTTGAATCATAATAGATGCTTCCTACCACACCTCTTTTAACGCGTGTTTCTTTTCCAATCGCCCCCATTAAGAATCCTTTAACTTTTTCATCGAAAACGGAGCCCCTCAAAGCATCTCTAAATTCATCGTTAAACGCAGCAATATGTGTTCCAGCTACATCTGATTTTCCAAATCTTATAGGTGCGCCCCATCCACCCCAAGGTTCACCATACAATATTATTGTTGGATCTATTGAATGAACAGCCTTTTCTAACTCAAGCATTGTTTTTTTATCAATAAGTCCCATTTGGTCAAATCTAAAACCATCAACGTGGTATTCATTTATCCAGTATAGCAAAGTATCAATTATGTATTTCCTCATCATTGGCCTTTCTGACGCAATAACATTCCCACAACCGCTTTCGTTAAGGTATGCTCCTGTTTTATCAATTCTGTAGAAATAGTAAGGTACAGTTTGGTCAAATGGTGAAATTTCTCCAATACCAAAGGTATGTGGAAATACCATGTCAAGAATAACTCTAATGCCTTTTTCATGGAGTTTTTGAACCATTTTCTTTACTTCGTTTATCCTAACGTATGGATCACTCGGATTTGTTGAATATCTTCCTTCTGGAACTGTGAATAAATAAGGATCATATCCCCAGTTGTAGCTTCTTTCAAAATCTTTATCCTCTTCATTACCAGTGTAGAAATCAAACATTGGAAGTATATGAACATGTGTTATTCCAAGCTCGACAAGGTGAGAAAGCCCTGTAGAAACTCCACCAGGTCCTTTTGTATTTTCTTCAGTTAATCCTATGTATGTTGCTTTATTTTTTACTCCGGAGTTATCAAGTCCTGTCATATCAGCAATGTGTATTTCGTATATTATAGCGTCTTCTAGTGCTTCCATTGCTGGTCTAATATCATTGTTCCAGCCTTCAGGATTAGTCTTTTTTAGATCTACTACAGCACTTTTTGTTCCATTTTTATAGACTGCTTTTGAATAGTAGTCAACAGTTTCTCTAACTTTTCCATAGCTTTCAAATCTGTATTTGTAAAATACTCCGTCAAGATCTCCTTCAACTTCTGCTTGCCAGACACCATTTCCAACGTATTTCATATCAACAATCTTGTACGGCTTTTCATCTTCACCATTTTTGAAGAGTAAAACTTGAGCCTTTTTAGATACAGGAGACCATACTTTAAAGATGGTTTTTTCTTTGCTATATAAGTAACCAAGTTCTCCATCGTAGTAAAGATTATCTAAAACATCTAACATATAAACAGTAGACGGAGAGAAGCCCTCAATAAATAATTTTACATCTTTATTTAAGTCTTCTTTTGATAGAGCATCCTTTAAAATAATTCTTATATAATTTGTTTCTGAAAGATCTGTAGGATCTGCTTTTTCTATCTTTTCAACTTTTAATTCTTTTCCATCAACAGTTACTTTGATGTTTTTAAATGTTTTAGTGTCGATTTTGTTTGTAAGGTATGCTTCTATTATGTTGTAATCTTTTGCTGCAGCAAAAAACACTCTTGGGCTTGTATCTGGCTTTGTTGTGTATATTTCCTCGACTCCCTGCAAGATCCACACCTCCGCTTTTCCATCTTTTATTTTGATAAATCTATCTTTTGCAACATCTTTTGCCTGCCATTCGTTTAATCTTACTATTATTCCAACTTCTTCTAAATCCATATCAAGTTCTATTTTTGCAACTACGCCAAAATCATCAGTTTCAGTAAATTGATAGGCCTTTCCTTCCATTGAAACAGGTTTTGAAGGCCATATCCAAAGATTCCATCCTGCATAATTATCATCAAATCTGTGGTAATGAACGGTTATAACTGTTTTTGAAAATGCAACTAAAGAGATTAATACAAAAATTAAAAATAATACCTTTTTACTCATACTATCCCTCCCAAATTTACTCATTAATGATAATTAAAGCAAAATCGCCTGCATTAAGTTTTAACCTTAAAATATTATTTTTCTCTAAGAAATATTCCTCAAAACCATTCCATAACTTTACACTTTTTATTTCTATTTGTTTTCCAACAGTTTTATCAAGGTGTATTTCAAACTCTCTTTCCCATGAAAGATCAAGGTTTCCAATAACTAATATACCTTTATCATCTTTCCAATATGAATAGTTTGCCAAAAATCCATCTTGATAATTAAAATAAACATATTTAAATTCACCTGAAAGTATAAAATCTTCGTATTTTTTTCTATAAAATAGAAGATTTTTCAAGAAAGAGAATACTTTTTCATCATAATTGTTCCAGTGAAGCACGTAGTGATCAAAAAATGCAAGTTTTCCATAAAATTCATCATCTGGAGGAAGAACAGTTTTTCCCCAGATTGTATTGTCTAATCCTAAATTCATTGGTTGAATTTCTCCTATTTCTTGCCCTGAGTTAATGTAGGGAAGTCCGTTAGGTATAAAATACATTAAAAATGGTGAAAGAAATTTTAATTTATCTCCAAATTCTCTTGCCTTTATTCTAGGAGTATCTGGTGTTTCAACTGAAGCAACAAATGGAATTTTTAAATTTACCGATGTTTCTTCTACCAATTTGTACATTTCCTCTCTTCTTGCAACTGAATACCAACTGTTACCTAGTATAACGTTGTAGCCTTCCTCCATTGCTTTTTTGTCATTTTTCATTTCAAGTTCTTCAGCTATAAACATAAATTCAGGATCATTGTTTTTGGCTTTTGATATGATCATTTCTTGAAGTTTTTTTGGAAGTGCATGGCCCATGTCAATTCTTGCACCATCAATTCCAAATTTTTTTTGATAGTGAGGGATTATATCAGAAATATATTCCCAAAGTTCTATATTTTCAACTTCACCTGGGAATTTGCTTGATTTGATTACGTCAAACAAAATGTAAGGCTTTTGATCGGGTGATATATGTAGTTTTGCAAGTTTTGGGTTGTCTAGGTACAACCTTAGGAATGTAACATCATCCCATGTTGGCTGAGTATCATTTATCCAGTCTGAAAATCCAGGAGGTGTAACTATACCAAATTCTTTTATTATGTTTACTAGAATATTTCCTTCCATTTTTTTAACCTTTTCCCATTTTTCTGGATCTATCTTATCCGGAGAATCGACAAATTTTTTTAGATGTTTTCGAACTTCTGTGTTTCTATAAATTACAGGTATATCTTCTGCATCTGGAATTTTAAATGGTAAGTTATCAATGATTGGAGGTTTATATTCAGAAAGATAATCTACCTTTATCCAGTAGAACCAATCAGGATGTTCCTTTATTAAATCAGAATCTCTTGAAGCGGTTCTTGGAATAAAGTCAAGGACAACTCTAATGCCAAGGATATGAGCTGCTTCTACTAACGCTTGAAATTCTTCTTCTACATTGAAACCTTCAAGTAGAGGATCATGATAATTTTCATCAAGTTTTAAAGGATTTTTAACTGCGTAAGGTGAACCAATACTGCCTTTTTTGAATAAATTGCTAGATTGGCTTATGGGAAGCATGTAAAGTGTATTTACATTGAAGTTTTTAAGATAAATGAGTAAAGCAATCATTTTTAAAAATGTGCCTGATTCTTTAAAACCCAATATATCAGTTTCTTCAAAATTTGCAAATCCCTTGTGATTGTATGCAACTGTCATTCTTGGCAAACTACCGTATATTATTGCCTTTTTATGCCAATCCTTTTCCCCAGTTATATTAGAAATTGATTTTGAGTAGTCTATATTTTCTTTTCTTTGCAAGTTTATATATGAAACAACTTTATAGAAAAACTCGTATGGATCAACAAAAATTGTATTTCCTTTTTCTTCAAATATATTTCCAAATATTTCTTTGCTAGAATGTATCCAAAGCTTAGGAATTGCATAATTTTTATGCCCACTTATTTTGCTTTTTAAATATTTTTCTAAGTCCTTTAACATCACGTCACCTCCATAGAAACGGTTCCAATTTAAACCTAAAATATTATATCACATTTGAAAAGAATATCTATACTATTTTAGTATTCCAAATTTGATTATATCTATAACTTTTTCTATTTCTTCCATTATCTTTTCAAGGTTGCTTTCAAATTCGTAGTAGTATTTTTTTGATAAATATTCCAATATTTCAAAAGTTATTTTAAAGGAAAAATTTTTATCCATGTTTTCCTTTAATTCAAGTTTTTCAAATTTTTCAAAAAAGAAAGGAATATATTTTGAATAAATTTCTTGATTTAATTTTAAAATTTTTTCTTTTAAACTCTCAGGTATAGATTCAACTGTTTTAAAAAATTGAAGATACTCAGGTTTTTCTTTTGCTATTTCAATTTTTTTATAGCTCCATTTTATTAAAAACTCAAAAAAATCAAGGTGAGGATTTTTAGAATAA encodes the following:
- a CDS encoding alpha-amylase family glycosyl hydrolase, whose product is MLKDLEKYLKSKISGHKNYAIPKLWIHSSKEIFGNIFEEKGNTIFVDPYEFFYKVVSYINLQRKENIDYSKSISNITGEKDWHKKAIIYGSLPRMTVAYNHKGFANFEETDILGFKESGTFLKMIALLIYLKNFNVNTLYMLPISQSSNLFKKGSIGSPYAVKNPLKLDENYHDPLLEGFNVEEEFQALVEAAHILGIRVVLDFIPRTASRDSDLIKEHPDWFYWIKVDYLSEYKPPIIDNLPFKIPDAEDIPVIYRNTEVRKHLKKFVDSPDKIDPEKWEKVKKMEGNILVNIIKEFGIVTPPGFSDWINDTQPTWDDVTFLRLYLDNPKLAKLHISPDQKPYILFDVIKSSKFPGEVENIELWEYISDIIPHYQKKFGIDGARIDMGHALPKKLQEMIISKAKNNDPEFMFIAEELEMKNDKKAMEEGYNVILGNSWYSVARREEMYKLVEETSVNLKIPFVASVETPDTPRIKAREFGDKLKFLSPFLMYFIPNGLPYINSGQEIGEIQPMNLGLDNTIWGKTVLPPDDEFYGKLAFFDHYVLHWNNYDEKVFSFLKNLLFYRKKYEDFILSGEFKYVYFNYQDGFLANYSYWKDDKGILVIGNLDLSWEREFEIHLDKTVGKQIEIKSVKLWNGFEEYFLEKNNILRLKLNAGDFALIIINE
- the pulA gene encoding type I pullulanase, with the translated sequence MSKKVLFLIFVLISLVAFSKTVITVHYHRFDDNYAGWNLWIWPSKPVSMEGKAYQFTETDDFGVVAKIELDMDLEEVGIIVRLNEWQAKDVAKDRFIKIKDGKAEVWILQGVEEIYTTKPDTSPRVFFAAAKDYNIIEAYLTNKIDTKTFKNIKVTVDGKELKVEKIEKADPTDLSETNYIRIILKDALSKEDLNKDVKLFIEGFSPSTVYMLDVLDNLYYDGELGYLYSKEKTIFKVWSPVSKKAQVLLFKNGEDEKPYKIVDMKYVGNGVWQAEVEGDLDGVFYKYRFESYGKVRETVDYYSKAVYKNGTKSAVVDLKKTNPEGWNNDIRPAMEALEDAIIYEIHIADMTGLDNSGVKNKATYIGLTEENTKGPGGVSTGLSHLVELGITHVHILPMFDFYTGNEEDKDFERSYNWGYDPYLFTVPEGRYSTNPSDPYVRINEVKKMVQKLHEKGIRVILDMVFPHTFGIGEISPFDQTVPYYFYRIDKTGAYLNESGCGNVIASERPMMRKYIIDTLLYWINEYHVDGFRFDQMGLIDKKTMLELEKAVHSIDPTIILYGEPWGGWGAPIRFGKSDVAGTHIAAFNDEFRDALRGSVFDEKVKGFLMGAIGKETRVKRGVVGSIYYDSRIKSFASDPEETINYVACHDNHTLWDKNYLAAKYDKKYEWTDEMLRNAQKLAGAILLTSQGIPFIHAGQDFARTKNFNENSYNAPISINGLDYQRKYEYLDVFEYYKGLIKLRKEHPAFRLRTAEEIKKHLKLLTSKTRRIVSFMLVDNAGGDSWKDILVIYNGNVGPVEYELPEGIWNVVVNGQKAGTEIIEKVSGKIKLEGISAYVLYKNE
- a CDS encoding response regulator — its product is MSKKKILVVEDEDNMRLLITEELEESGYDVDEARNGEEALKKFREKEYDLVTVDIEMPGMNGLEVAGKIREIKKDAKIIILTAYSHYKSDLASWAADAYVVKSSDLTELKDTIAKIINM
- a CDS encoding TetR/AcrR family transcriptional regulator — protein: MTKKEKIIKFALKEFAEKGFLAASTNTISKASKVSKGAIFYHFKNKENLYIECFKKIQGEYEKEFLKFYSKNPHLDFFEFLIKWSYKKIEIAKEKPEYLQFFKTVESIPESLKEKILKLNQEIYSKYIPFFFEKFEKLELKENMDKNFSFKITFEILEYLSKKYYYEFESNLEKIMEEIEKVIDIIKFGILK